Proteins from a single region of Hordeum vulgare subsp. vulgare chromosome 6H, MorexV3_pseudomolecules_assembly, whole genome shotgun sequence:
- the LOC123405071 gene encoding coniferyl alcohol acyltransferase-like, with translation MIASAWSEVARSGTLSAAVNHDRSVFRPRAPPSYSPSFGEQFSPLEGEHLVNALTTQCSFVERTYYVEARDLETLRSQASQDGVVATRLEAVSAYLWKAFAAVVGASDESCRMGWWVNGRPRLAAPRYKAAMREREYIGNVTTLAVAEARVEDTRRLPLPDIASTVRETIRSTATDEHFQQQVDWVEEHRATKYVETACVGLGSPAVTVTSFATFSLDTDFGFGRAALTMPTGEDCGRLCSGFVQIIARPGGDGWLVDMYVWPRLAAALDSDECRIFKPLTAEFLGLGHYRRL, from the coding sequence ATGATCGCCAGCGCGTGGTCCGAGGTCGCGCGCTCCGGGACGCTCTCCGCCGCCGTCAACCACGACCGCTCCGTGTTCCGCCCACGCGCCCCGCCGTCCTACAGCCCCTCGTTCGGCGAGCAGTTCTCGCCGCTGGAGGGCGAGCACCTCGTCAATGCGCTGACTACCCAGTGCTCCTTCGTCGAGCGCACGTATTACGTCGAGGCGCGAGACCTCGAGACGCTGCGCTCTCAGGCGAGCCAGGACGGCGTGGTGGCCACCCGCCTCGAGGCGGTGTCCGCGTACCTGTGGAAGGCCTTCGCCGCCGTCGTGGGCGCGTCCGACGAGAGCTGCCGCATGGGCTGGTGGGTGAACGGGCGGCCCCGTCTCGCCGCGCCGAGGTACAAGGCGGCGATGCGGGAGCGCGAGTACATCGGCAACGTCACCACGCTCGCGGTGGCCGAGGCGAGGGTGGAGGACACCCGCCGGCTTCCGCTCCCGGACATCGCGTCGACGGTGCGCGAGACGATCAGGTCCACGGCCACGGACGAGCACTTCCAGCAGCAGGTGGACTGGGTGGAGGAGCACAGGGCTACCAAGTACGTCGAGACGGCCTGCGTCGGGTTGGGTAGCCCGGCGGTGACCGTGACCTCGTTCGCGACGTTCAGTTTGGACACCGACTTCGGCTTCGGGCGTGCCGCGCTGACGATGCCCACAGGGGAGGACTGCGGGAGGCTGTGCAGTGGCTTCGTGCAGATCATCGCGCGCCCGGGAGGCGACGGCTGGCTCGTCGACATGTATGTGTGGCCGAGGCTCGCCGCCGCGCTCGACTCCGACGAGTGCCGCATCTTCAAGCCTCTCACCGCTGAGTtcctcggccttggccattatagACGGCTTTGA